A stretch of Treponema vincentii F0403 DNA encodes these proteins:
- a CDS encoding PUR family DNA/RNA-binding protein — MGIRGELFTTQIPVENRTYFFNVKENRLGDVFLQIVESKNTDGAGFDRHAIVVFQDEMQTFLQGLNASLEFIEKKRKEQLKEKREKKQRSINADAATTEKKKVINKRNTSTKPARKVRIVKKDGAE; from the coding sequence ATGGGAATTCGCGGAGAATTGTTTACCACTCAAATTCCGGTAGAAAACCGGACATACTTTTTTAATGTGAAAGAAAACCGGCTGGGTGATGTTTTTTTGCAGATAGTCGAAAGCAAAAACACCGACGGCGCCGGTTTTGACCGCCATGCGATTGTCGTGTTTCAAGATGAAATGCAAACCTTTTTACAGGGACTGAATGCAAGCCTTGAATTTATCGAAAAAAAGCGGAAAGAGCAGCTCAAAGAAAAACGGGAAAAAAAGCAACGGAGCATCAACGCTGACGCTGCAACCACGGAAAAGAAGAAAGTCATCAACAAGCGAAACACAAGCACAAAGCCGGCACGGAAGGTACGCATCGTTAAAAAAGACGGCGCGGAATGA
- a CDS encoding leucine-rich repeat domain-containing protein, with amino-acid sequence MKTKLWSIGLVLLICCLSSCYPPFSTPVDIEYADIIIELDTKDQGIAVFADTVSGRPAHLIGARTYTADKMEKLPSFSERDKGGSIIALNQQRIGIVGDITRIEIRGLYLFSGSPTQITGLVFNNGKHIKTLICTPHRFTAMPHFSALPELEYLELSGMVYTLSPQNRTLDLSNNQKIKTLLAEGFESIVLPDSPYLQKLDISATKNESFNFSRYSDLEELSLRCKTSVDLSGNPKLRILRLVSITNDTLNLLQNPHLEQLLISGKHLRSLRLPQLPRLKQLDTFGCRFLTAMDTSYMPNLEVLDCSRNSLTALDVSHNLLLRDLSCHSNANENGTGGITTLTLGNLSKLKNLSCHRNNLAVLNIEDCPHLEKLNCGRNNLQTLDVSKQQELKELLCDWNRLNILDVRACQTLKELQCSYNVLTDIKIDPNNLSKVPFGITLDIKKNKLNRATLDTLLYSLPKKNADSYSEVIYQADKNKPDNYPDENEDPSIEARITATENNWNLYGRNP; translated from the coding sequence ATGAAAACAAAACTATGGTCTATCGGATTGGTATTGCTGATATGCTGTCTTTCATCATGCTATCCGCCTTTTAGTACGCCGGTTGATATTGAATACGCCGATATTATCATTGAACTTGATACGAAAGATCAAGGCATTGCAGTATTTGCCGATACGGTAAGCGGCCGCCCTGCGCATCTTATTGGAGCAAGAACGTACACCGCCGATAAAATGGAGAAATTACCGTCTTTTTCCGAAAGAGATAAGGGGGGCTCCATCATTGCCCTCAATCAACAGCGAATCGGTATTGTCGGGGATATAACGCGCATAGAAATAAGAGGGCTTTATCTTTTTAGCGGTTCTCCCACACAAATAACCGGTTTAGTATTCAACAACGGAAAACATATTAAAACACTGATATGTACACCGCACCGGTTTACCGCAATGCCTCATTTTTCTGCACTGCCGGAATTGGAATATCTTGAACTTTCAGGCATGGTATATACTCTTTCCCCTCAAAACAGAACACTTGACCTATCGAATAATCAAAAGATTAAAACATTATTAGCTGAAGGCTTCGAAAGCATAGTCTTACCTGATTCACCGTATTTGCAAAAATTGGACATAAGCGCTACGAAAAACGAAAGTTTTAATTTTTCCCGATATTCCGACTTAGAAGAGTTGTCCCTGCGTTGTAAAACCTCCGTTGATCTTTCCGGCAATCCTAAACTAAGAATATTACGCCTTGTATCTATCACGAACGATACGCTCAATCTGCTGCAAAATCCTCATTTAGAACAGCTGCTTATATCCGGTAAACATCTCCGTTCACTCAGACTGCCGCAGCTGCCTCGTTTAAAACAGTTGGATACCTTCGGATGCCGTTTTTTAACCGCCATGGATACTTCGTATATGCCGAACCTTGAGGTGCTTGATTGCAGCCGGAATAGTTTAACGGCGTTGGATGTTTCACATAACCTTTTGCTGCGCGACTTATCCTGTCACTCCAATGCAAACGAGAACGGTACGGGTGGTATTACAACGCTCACCTTGGGCAATTTATCTAAATTAAAAAACCTTTCTTGCCACCGGAACAATTTGGCCGTACTGAATATAGAAGACTGTCCTCATTTAGAAAAATTGAACTGCGGGCGCAATAACCTGCAAACGCTTGATGTTTCAAAACAGCAGGAATTAAAGGAATTACTTTGTGATTGGAACCGCCTAAATATCCTTGATGTGCGAGCATGCCAAACGCTCAAGGAGCTGCAGTGTTCGTACAACGTGTTAACCGATATAAAAATAGATCCGAACAATTTATCAAAAGTACCTTTCGGCATTACGCTCGACATCAAAAAAAACAAATTGAACCGCGCAACACTCGACACGCTGTTATACAGCCTTCCTAAAAAAAATGCAGATTCGTATTCCGAAGTGATTTATCAGGCAGATAAAAATAAACCTGACAATTATCCCGATGAAAATGAAGATCCGAGCATCGAAGCCCGTATCACTGCAACAGAAAATAATTGGAACCTATACGGCCGCAATCCCTAA
- the pyk gene encoding pyruvate kinase gives MKKTKIVCTIGPASDSEEILRELFKAGLNVCRLNFSHGTHEEHQIRIDRIKKIRQELNLPIAIMLDTKGPEIRLKNFGVNSVQLSKGQQFTLTVRDIVGDEKICSVTYKNLAQEVQPNNRILIDDGLIELRVDRIENGTDIICTVQSDGPVSNHKGINIPGAKINLPFLSEQDISDLKFGAQNEVDFVATSFTRGPADILSIRKVLEEEHGENIHIIAKIENQEGVDSIDKILEVADGIMVARGDLGIEIPPEEIPIVQKMIIRKTLRASKPAITATQMLESMTHNPRPTRAEVTDVANAIFDGTSAIMLSGETAAGKYPVETVKMMNRIAVTTENSLNYDKIMGAVAREHSLTITNAIAHATCSMALEMNAQVIITATSSGETPRALSKYKPKVPIVAVTPFETTARRLSLNWGVYPIVTSSFKSTDEMFEQCINVAKEKGFVHEGELAVLTAGVPIGLVGLTNLLKVETVGKILLKGKGTGIQSVVTGRVKVIRTEQDLLTDFADGDIIVAEATNDLMNSFIERAGAVITENGNLSGHAALIGMNLSKPTIVGAVDATTILKTGDIITLNGKTGVVIKGTAAIY, from the coding sequence ATGAAAAAGACAAAGATTGTCTGTACTATCGGTCCCGCTTCCGACTCGGAAGAAATACTGCGCGAATTATTTAAGGCAGGGCTCAACGTATGCCGCCTTAATTTTTCGCACGGTACGCATGAAGAGCACCAGATCCGTATCGACCGTATCAAGAAGATTCGGCAGGAACTCAACTTGCCGATTGCAATTATGCTGGACACCAAGGGGCCGGAAATACGGCTGAAAAACTTCGGCGTTAATTCCGTACAGCTGAGCAAGGGACAGCAATTTACGCTTACCGTACGCGATATTGTCGGCGATGAAAAAATATGCAGCGTAACCTATAAGAACCTTGCGCAGGAAGTACAGCCTAATAATCGCATCCTTATAGATGACGGATTAATTGAACTGCGGGTTGACCGGATTGAGAATGGCACCGATATTATCTGTACCGTTCAGAGCGATGGTCCCGTATCGAATCATAAGGGCATCAATATCCCCGGAGCAAAGATTAATCTTCCCTTCCTCAGCGAGCAGGATATTTCCGACTTAAAGTTTGGGGCACAAAACGAGGTTGACTTTGTTGCAACCTCATTTACGCGCGGCCCGGCAGATATTTTAAGTATCCGCAAGGTTTTGGAGGAAGAGCACGGGGAGAATATCCACATTATTGCCAAAATAGAAAACCAAGAGGGAGTCGATTCCATCGACAAGATTCTTGAAGTTGCAGACGGCATCATGGTTGCGCGCGGAGACTTGGGCATCGAAATTCCGCCTGAAGAAATTCCAATCGTACAAAAGATGATTATCCGCAAAACCTTGCGGGCAAGTAAACCGGCGATTACGGCAACCCAAATGCTTGAGTCGATGACCCATAATCCGCGTCCGACGCGGGCGGAGGTTACCGATGTTGCAAATGCCATCTTTGACGGGACAAGCGCAATCATGCTTTCCGGCGAAACGGCCGCGGGGAAATATCCGGTAGAAACCGTCAAGATGATGAACCGCATTGCCGTTACAACCGAAAACTCGTTAAACTACGATAAGATTATGGGGGCTGTTGCGCGGGAGCATTCGCTTACAATTACAAACGCGATTGCGCATGCCACCTGTTCTATGGCGCTGGAAATGAATGCGCAGGTTATCATTACCGCGACCTCTTCGGGAGAAACGCCGAGGGCGCTTTCAAAGTATAAACCCAAAGTACCGATTGTTGCCGTAACGCCTTTTGAAACAACGGCTCGGCGGTTATCGCTGAACTGGGGTGTGTATCCGATTGTAACATCCTCTTTTAAGTCAACCGACGAAATGTTTGAACAGTGCATTAACGTTGCAAAAGAAAAAGGCTTTGTGCACGAAGGCGAACTTGCCGTATTGACTGCCGGTGTTCCGATCGGGTTGGTCGGTTTGACAAACTTACTAAAGGTGGAAACCGTCGGGAAAATACTGTTGAAAGGCAAGGGTACCGGTATCCAATCGGTTGTAACCGGGCGGGTAAAGGTGATCCGTACCGAGCAAGATTTGTTGACGGACTTTGCGGACGGCGACATTATCGTAGCCGAAGCAACCAACGATTTAATGAATTCCTTTATCGAACGGGCGGGAGCGGTCATTACGGAAAACGGAAATTTGAGCGGACACGCGGCCCTTATCGGAATGAATCTATCGAAGCCGACCATCGTAGGAGCGGTCGATGCAACAACCATATTAAAAACAGGCGACATTATCACGCTGAACGGGAAAACCGGCGTTGTGATAAAAGGTACCGCCGCTATTTATTAA
- a CDS encoding dicarboxylate/amino acid:cation symporter: MSAKKLGLLPRLIIAIVAGILIGNLTRSIHLPLPVQILATFNGVFGNFLSFIIPLIILGFVIPGIADLGSDAGKLLAITAGIAYGSTLLAGTLAFVTDSIFFPFFLSSHVDVFSHANPEDALLPGLFGIDMPPLMGVMTALILSFVLGIGIAVTRSETLKNAAREFQNIVTKVIEVIIIPLLPIHILGVFTNMTHAGQVGLILKVFIKVFAIVIALHVIMILIQYIIACTIAKRNPFTSIKTMLPAYVTALGTQSSAATIPVTLASAKKIGIQEKIADFVIPLCATIHLAGSTITLTSCSMAILILHGQTANAGVMLPFIAILGIAMVAAPGIPGGAVMAALGFVQSILGFNDTMCSLIIALYIAQDSFGTACNVTGDGAIAILVDAISKDKSKN; the protein is encoded by the coding sequence GTGAGTGCAAAAAAATTAGGTCTATTGCCGCGTCTTATTATTGCAATCGTTGCCGGTATTTTAATCGGTAACTTGACGCGCTCCATCCATTTGCCGTTGCCTGTTCAGATTTTGGCAACCTTTAACGGGGTATTCGGCAACTTTCTCAGCTTTATCATTCCGCTGATCATCCTCGGATTTGTCATTCCGGGTATCGCGGATCTGGGTTCCGACGCAGGAAAGCTGCTCGCTATCACTGCCGGTATTGCGTACGGTTCAACGCTGCTTGCCGGTACGTTGGCCTTTGTAACCGATTCCATATTCTTCCCGTTCTTTTTAAGTTCTCATGTGGATGTTTTTTCCCATGCGAACCCTGAAGATGCGCTGCTGCCCGGCTTATTCGGTATCGATATGCCGCCGCTGATGGGCGTTATGACTGCGTTGATTTTAAGCTTTGTTCTCGGTATCGGTATCGCGGTAACTCGCTCGGAAACCTTAAAGAATGCAGCCCGCGAATTTCAGAATATTGTTACGAAAGTTATCGAAGTTATCATTATTCCGCTTCTGCCGATTCATATTTTAGGCGTATTTACCAACATGACCCATGCAGGACAAGTTGGGCTTATCCTCAAGGTATTCATCAAGGTATTTGCGATTGTTATTGCGCTGCACGTCATCATGATACTTATTCAGTATATCATTGCTTGTACCATTGCAAAACGGAATCCCTTTACGTCGATTAAGACAATGCTGCCTGCGTATGTTACCGCATTGGGAACGCAGTCTTCTGCTGCGACCATACCGGTAACACTTGCTTCCGCAAAGAAAATCGGCATTCAGGAAAAAATTGCGGACTTTGTTATCCCGCTTTGTGCAACTATCCACCTTGCCGGAAGTACCATCACCCTTACCAGTTGTTCGATGGCTATCCTGATCCTGCACGGACAAACGGCAAACGCCGGCGTTATGCTTCCGTTTATCGCAATCTTGGGTATCGCAATGGTTGCAGCCCCCGGTATCCCCGGCGGTGCTGTTATGGCAGCGCTCGGCTTTGTGCAGTCTATCCTCGGCTTTAACGACACGATGTGTTCATTGATTATCGCGCTCTATATTGCGCAGGACAGCTTCGGAACCGCATGTAACGTAACCGGAGACGGTGCAATCGCCATTTTGGTTGATGCCATTTCAAAAGATAAGAGCAAGAATTAA
- the secF gene encoding protein translocase subunit SecF: MKKTIKFSKLFGVMVLVSSALIISGLVGLFTKGINFGIDFQAGFIEKVRFAPSAFILTYNGEKNIQVAQSSQSIDVTVISTDSENRVYSFRYGEYPTVGQFIEALQQQIDGIKVNLLAKADTALQSVFITSEISRVTAEPFRVHYIPEQIQPIDADEVRHALASIPSVSVQQIGEARDRTFQIRLPDNGTYTNANAELRALINTALVNAYEADNFAVLSTDFVGSRFSGSLARQAVLLVVGALFLIFFYALVRFRWTFALGAVLALVHDVLIMLTFIVWTQMEFNSTTIAAILTIVGYSINDTVVVFDRIRENIRLNPKLSLIEVLDLAQTEVLSRTIITTVTTMLAAVSLYIFTTGTMKDFALALLVGMTSGVYSTIYIAGACITFFSGKKQAGDLLLGKEEKKAHLSEVTV, encoded by the coding sequence ATGAAAAAAACGATAAAATTCAGTAAGCTTTTCGGTGTTATGGTTCTCGTGAGCTCTGCTCTTATTATTTCCGGTCTTGTAGGTCTTTTTACGAAAGGCATTAACTTCGGTATTGACTTTCAGGCAGGATTTATCGAGAAAGTAAGGTTTGCGCCTTCGGCATTTATTTTAACATATAACGGCGAAAAAAACATACAGGTAGCGCAAAGTTCACAAAGCATTGATGTTACCGTCATCTCTACGGATTCTGAAAATAGAGTATATTCGTTTAGATATGGCGAATACCCTACAGTGGGGCAGTTTATCGAAGCGTTGCAGCAGCAAATCGACGGTATAAAGGTTAATTTGCTTGCAAAGGCCGATACTGCATTGCAAAGTGTGTTTATTACTTCAGAAATCTCCCGTGTTACGGCGGAGCCGTTTCGTGTGCATTATATTCCGGAGCAAATACAGCCGATCGATGCCGATGAGGTGCGTCATGCGTTGGCATCCATTCCTTCGGTTTCGGTACAGCAGATCGGTGAAGCCCGCGACCGCACATTCCAAATCCGGTTACCCGATAACGGTACTTATACAAATGCAAATGCCGAGCTGCGGGCATTGATAAACACCGCATTGGTGAATGCCTACGAAGCGGATAATTTTGCCGTATTGAGTACCGACTTTGTCGGTTCCCGTTTTTCAGGTTCGCTTGCCCGTCAAGCGGTACTTCTGGTAGTGGGGGCTTTGTTCTTAATCTTTTTCTACGCCTTAGTGCGGTTCCGCTGGACATTTGCGTTAGGCGCCGTTCTTGCTTTGGTTCATGACGTGTTGATTATGCTCACCTTTATCGTGTGGACGCAAATGGAATTCAATTCAACCACAATCGCGGCGATCTTAACCATTGTCGGATACTCTATCAACGACACGGTTGTCGTATTCGACCGTATCCGCGAAAATATCCGGCTTAATCCTAAGCTGTCGTTGATTGAAGTTTTGGATCTTGCGCAAACCGAAGTGTTGAGCAGAACGATTATTACAACCGTTACTACCATGCTTGCCGCTGTTTCGCTCTATATTTTTACAACGGGCACTATGAAGGATTTTGCACTTGCGTTGTTGGTAGGTATGACGAGCGGTGTATATTCGACAATCTATATTGCCGGTGCTTGTATTACTTTCTTCTCCGGTAAAAAGCAGGCAGGCGATTTACTGCTCGGTAAAGAAGAAAAAAAGGCTCACCTTTCCGAAGTAACAGTGTAA
- the yajC gene encoding preprotein translocase subunit YajC — protein MNAIPLLQQAASGGSFIPLLALGLIFVIFYVFIIGPQKKEQKKTQEMIASVQKGDKVITIGGIHGVVSSVKETTIILKVDDNCKLEMNRSAIGNVILDEKTKASRLANMPEKTSLLSSLFKKKEKKAEDSGSEKPQPPDFSGEAE, from the coding sequence ATGAATGCTATTCCATTGTTGCAGCAAGCCGCATCAGGGGGGAGCTTTATTCCTCTTCTGGCTCTCGGTCTCATCTTTGTAATTTTCTACGTTTTTATTATCGGCCCTCAAAAGAAAGAGCAAAAGAAAACGCAGGAAATGATCGCTTCCGTCCAAAAGGGTGATAAAGTTATCACAATCGGCGGTATTCACGGCGTGGTGTCTTCCGTAAAAGAAACAACAATCATTCTTAAAGTTGACGATAATTGTAAGCTCGAAATGAATCGTTCCGCAATCGGCAACGTCATATTGGATGAAAAAACGAAGGCGAGCCGCTTGGCAAATATGCCGGAAAAAACTTCGCTGCTTTCTTCTCTCTTCAAAAAGAAAGAAAAGAAAGCTGAAGATTCCGGCTCCGAGAAGCCGCAGCCGCCCGATTTTTCCGGCGAAGCGGAATAA
- the secD gene encoding protein translocase subunit SecD, which yields MKKRTRFVIVLAVLGLCFVFLYPTLKWYFWTGKDDKALALGSREKIKDYVINMTKTDIDALIASAKKGDTEPVPAKYDPLIKAAKKNLKSLGKEQPAVWTAGALLAAFPESSEDKARAAMSPILEDAYRSKILSIKTAQANAVKLGLDLSGGMSIIIKADLSAVTGDSGDTTTSAKKEAMNLAIDTISSRIDKFGLTEPVIRQQGEDRIYVEIPGAADADKINSIIMGRGLLAFHIVDDDATQAFYSYYNANPTRTFDADYNLIDPSIIPADTTVLGVYSKDAYGLDERQGFLVIKKEAALEGKHLQRVSTTTSQTNEPLVVFELDKEGAEIFATVTTENQGKRLAIVSDDKIKSAPNIKEPITGGTGTISGFSADEAENLKTILRTAWLNVPLQLENQQVIGASMGEQAINQGLMALQWGLIAVLAFMLIWYRSAGINACIAQVLNLYIVFSVLSAFNLTLTLPSIAGMILTIGMAVDANVVIFERIKEELALHKSREAAIQTGFDHAFWAIMDSNITTFIAALFLSILGTGPIKGFAYSLTIGVVSSVFTALFVSRLIFDFGTETLHQKKLHITWRSLV from the coding sequence ATGAAAAAGCGAACTCGATTCGTGATTGTTCTGGCTGTGTTAGGCCTCTGTTTTGTGTTTTTGTATCCTACCCTTAAATGGTATTTTTGGACAGGTAAAGACGATAAGGCACTGGCGCTCGGTTCCAGAGAAAAGATTAAAGATTATGTCATAAATATGACCAAAACGGATATCGACGCGTTAATCGCATCTGCAAAAAAAGGCGACACCGAGCCGGTTCCGGCAAAATATGATCCGCTTATTAAGGCTGCAAAGAAAAATTTAAAAAGCCTTGGTAAAGAGCAGCCTGCGGTATGGACGGCGGGCGCCTTGCTTGCGGCATTTCCCGAAAGTTCCGAAGATAAAGCTCGCGCGGCAATGAGTCCTATTTTGGAAGATGCATATCGAAGTAAAATATTGAGCATTAAAACTGCGCAGGCAAATGCGGTTAAGCTCGGTCTCGATCTTTCAGGCGGTATGAGTATCATTATAAAAGCAGATTTAAGTGCAGTGACCGGTGATAGCGGCGATACAACGACTTCGGCAAAAAAAGAAGCGATGAATTTAGCCATCGATACCATTTCCAGCCGTATCGATAAATTCGGTTTGACCGAACCCGTTATCAGACAGCAGGGTGAAGATCGTATCTACGTGGAAATTCCCGGTGCTGCCGATGCCGATAAAATCAATTCCATCATCATGGGACGTGGACTACTTGCGTTCCATATCGTAGACGATGATGCAACTCAAGCTTTCTATTCTTATTACAATGCCAATCCAACACGTACCTTTGATGCGGATTACAACCTTATAGACCCTTCTATTATTCCTGCGGACACTACAGTGCTTGGGGTATATAGCAAGGATGCTTACGGTTTGGATGAACGGCAAGGTTTCCTTGTTATAAAAAAAGAAGCCGCGCTTGAAGGGAAGCATTTACAGAGAGTAAGCACTACTACAAGCCAAACCAATGAACCGCTTGTTGTATTTGAACTCGACAAGGAAGGGGCGGAAATCTTTGCAACCGTTACCACTGAAAATCAAGGTAAACGGCTCGCTATTGTATCCGACGATAAGATTAAATCCGCACCCAATATCAAAGAGCCGATTACCGGCGGTACGGGAACCATTAGCGGGTTTAGTGCCGATGAAGCGGAAAACCTTAAAACGATTTTGCGTACCGCATGGCTCAATGTGCCGCTCCAGTTGGAAAATCAGCAGGTTATCGGCGCGAGCATGGGCGAGCAGGCTATCAATCAAGGTTTAATGGCATTGCAGTGGGGCTTAATCGCCGTTTTAGCGTTTATGCTGATTTGGTACCGCTCTGCCGGTATTAACGCATGTATTGCACAGGTATTGAATCTGTACATCGTATTCAGCGTACTTTCCGCATTTAACCTTACGCTCACGCTTCCGAGTATTGCCGGTATGATTTTAACAATCGGTATGGCGGTCGATGCAAACGTCGTTATATTTGAAAGAATTAAAGAAGAACTTGCCTTGCATAAAAGCAGAGAAGCCGCTATTCAAACCGGTTTTGATCATGCTTTCTGGGCAATTATGGACTCCAATATTACTACCTTTATTGCGGCTCTCTTCTTATCGATATTGGGAACCGGACCGATTAAGGGATTTGCTTACAGCTTGACAATCGGTGTTGTTTCTTCCGTATTTACTGCCCTTTTTGTTTCACGGCTTATCTTTGATTTCGGCACGGAAACATTGCACCAGAAGAAGCTGCATATTACTTGGAGGTCGCTCGTATGA
- a CDS encoding aminopeptidase, protein MELTYKAKTAWEKLTESELAEMQTLSQNYISFLNTGKTERECAAHIIRQAKEAGFKPLEEVIKSGTAPAGTKVYLNNKDKSVVMMVLGKDITQGMNIVGAHIDSPRLDVKQMPLYEDSNLVFLKTHYYGGIKKYQWTAIPLAIHGVIFTKEGKKVEVCIGEDENDPVLFISDLLIHLSKKQLQETLAEGITAEQLNVLVGNMKPATPDDKKKDEDKEDKKGDKASPVKENILKILNQKYGITEEDFRVAELEIVPAGKARNVGLDNSMIAGHGHDDRVCAYTTLKAILEVSGTPAKTAVALFADKEEIGSVGNTGMTALYFENMVAEIAALQNAPCDLGVRRAFANSCMLSADVSAGYDPAFTSVFEKLNSAFIGSGICINKYTGSGGKGGSNDANAEYLQKIRHLFDSNNVVWQTAELGMTDAGGGGTIAYILAKYGTEVVDCGVPVLSMHAPIELISKADLLMAYRAYKAFLKG, encoded by the coding sequence ATGGAACTAACGTATAAGGCCAAAACGGCGTGGGAAAAACTCACCGAAAGCGAACTTGCCGAAATGCAAACGCTTTCTCAAAACTACATTTCATTTTTAAACACCGGAAAGACCGAACGCGAATGCGCCGCTCATATCATACGGCAGGCAAAAGAAGCCGGTTTTAAACCGCTGGAAGAAGTGATAAAAAGCGGAACGGCGCCTGCGGGTACAAAGGTATATCTTAATAATAAGGACAAATCCGTTGTGATGATGGTACTCGGCAAGGATATTACGCAGGGGATGAATATCGTCGGCGCCCATATCGACAGCCCCCGTCTCGACGTCAAACAGATGCCGCTCTACGAAGACTCCAACCTCGTATTTTTAAAAACGCACTATTACGGCGGAATCAAAAAATATCAATGGACTGCAATTCCGCTCGCAATCCATGGGGTTATTTTTACCAAAGAGGGAAAGAAGGTTGAAGTATGCATCGGCGAAGACGAAAACGATCCGGTGCTGTTTATCAGTGATTTGCTAATTCACCTTTCAAAAAAGCAGCTGCAGGAAACCTTAGCGGAAGGCATTACCGCCGAACAGCTTAACGTACTGGTCGGGAATATGAAACCCGCAACGCCGGACGATAAGAAAAAAGATGAGGATAAAGAGGACAAAAAAGGAGATAAAGCGTCTCCCGTTAAGGAGAACATCCTCAAAATTCTCAATCAAAAATACGGCATTACCGAAGAAGACTTCCGCGTTGCGGAGCTTGAGATTGTCCCTGCAGGAAAGGCGCGGAATGTCGGACTTGATAACTCGATGATTGCGGGGCACGGACATGACGACCGCGTGTGCGCTTACACAACACTGAAAGCGATACTCGAAGTTTCGGGCACCCCTGCAAAGACTGCCGTTGCCCTCTTTGCCGATAAAGAAGAAATCGGTTCGGTAGGCAACACCGGCATGACAGCGCTCTACTTTGAAAACATGGTTGCGGAAATTGCCGCGCTGCAAAACGCCCCGTGCGATTTAGGCGTACGCCGTGCATTCGCCAATTCGTGTATGCTGTCGGCCGACGTATCCGCCGGTTATGACCCCGCGTTTACATCCGTATTCGAAAAACTCAATTCGGCGTTTATCGGCAGCGGTATCTGCATCAATAAGTACACCGGTTCCGGCGGCAAGGGCGGTTCAAACGACGCAAACGCCGAGTATCTCCAAAAGATCAGGCATTTATTCGACAGCAACAACGTTGTCTGGCAGACGGCGGAACTTGGTATGACCGACGCCGGTGGAGGAGGCACGATAGCCTACATCCTTGCCAAGTACGGAACGGAAGTCGTGGACTGCGGCGTACCGGTCTTGTCAATGCACGCCCCCATCGAATTGATCAGTAAAGCGGATCTTTTGATGGCATACCGAGCATACAAGGCGTTTTTAAAAGGCTGA